Proteins encoded together in one Gemmatimonadota bacterium DH-78 window:
- the infB gene encoding translation initiation factor IF-2 codes for MQVDELARDLKVDTAALLHLLREMGIHASDADSSLPDAAVARVLARIERERRSGKDVAEALQAALEEASSGPRRRRRRRAPRSEEPEEAAPEEADEVEPAAESDEEAPEAEPIAEVETAEEEPEPEVIEAEAEEPEEAPRPEAEEPEPVAVADEVDEAEAEPEVEAPEEPAAESEPATADEPSEPVDAVDAAPVASPDESGVASEADAADEESSTPAAARPEPARRNAPDGPVRVLRKPTPAASAGPGGTVRIQAEGYTTDGRRKKKDKKKRRGRVDQDAVQENLQRVMAEIKGGPGGGGKKKRRRGGRPSREEIELQEMEQQEEQEREAKTVKVNEFLTIAELAELMDVPAAQIVGSAFKNLSLMVTINQRLDFDQIEMLLDEFGFVAVREEDYAASEVEEVEDDDDPADLKPRPPVVTVMGHVDHGKTLLLDRIRKSNVVAGEAGGITQHIGAYHVELEDGRSISFLDTPGHAAFTAMRARGADITDIVILIVAADDSVMPQTIEAISHAKNAGVPMIVAVNKVDLPAANPGKVKQELLQHDVQVEDYGGQVLAAEISAKTGQGIDDLLEKVLLQAELLELTANPDRAAHGAVIEAQLDVGKGPVVTVLIQKGTLRVGDDFLCGIYDGRVRAMLDERGKQVKEAGPGMPVQILGSGGVPQAGDAFQAMDADRAAEIAANRQRLDREKQLRIKERGIKLGDFSALMADGQVGTLPLIIKGDVDGSVQAVSDALEQLGTSEVQVEIIHRAVGAINESDILLAETAGAVVIGFRVRPDTGARQLAERSGVDIQTYDVIYNAVDDVRSALEGMLSPEQKETILGTAEVREVFKITRVGTIAGCYVTEGTIERKARARLVRDGIVQYDGEFSSLKRFKDDVREVREGFECGIGIANYNDIKVGDVIECFRVEEVARTLASSS; via the coding sequence ATGCAGGTTGACGAACTAGCCAGAGATCTCAAGGTCGATACGGCGGCGCTGCTCCATCTCCTGAGGGAGATGGGGATTCACGCCTCCGATGCGGACTCGTCGCTGCCGGATGCAGCGGTGGCCCGCGTATTGGCCCGTATCGAGCGGGAGCGTCGCTCCGGGAAGGATGTGGCGGAGGCGCTGCAGGCTGCGCTCGAAGAGGCGTCGTCGGGGCCGCGTCGTCGCCGTCGTCGCCGTGCGCCTCGCTCCGAGGAGCCCGAAGAGGCTGCCCCCGAGGAGGCGGACGAGGTCGAACCCGCGGCGGAGAGCGACGAGGAGGCCCCCGAGGCCGAGCCGATCGCCGAGGTCGAGACTGCCGAGGAGGAGCCCGAGCCGGAGGTGATCGAGGCCGAAGCCGAGGAGCCGGAAGAGGCTCCCCGGCCGGAGGCCGAGGAGCCCGAGCCGGTCGCGGTGGCCGACGAGGTGGACGAGGCCGAGGCCGAGCCCGAGGTGGAGGCGCCCGAGGAGCCCGCGGCAGAGTCGGAGCCCGCGACGGCCGATGAGCCGTCCGAGCCGGTGGATGCCGTCGATGCGGCGCCCGTTGCCTCGCCGGACGAGTCGGGTGTCGCCAGCGAGGCCGACGCGGCGGACGAGGAGTCCTCGACCCCCGCCGCCGCACGTCCCGAGCCCGCTCGCCGCAATGCGCCCGACGGCCCGGTCCGGGTGCTGCGGAAGCCCACCCCCGCCGCGTCGGCGGGGCCGGGTGGCACGGTTCGCATTCAGGCCGAGGGCTACACCACCGACGGACGCCGCAAGAAGAAAGACAAGAAGAAGCGGCGCGGTCGGGTGGATCAGGACGCGGTGCAGGAGAACCTCCAGCGCGTCATGGCCGAGATCAAGGGTGGCCCGGGGGGGGGCGGCAAGAAGAAGCGACGCCGCGGCGGGCGCCCGAGCAGGGAAGAGATCGAGCTCCAGGAGATGGAGCAGCAGGAGGAGCAGGAGCGCGAAGCGAAGACGGTGAAGGTCAACGAGTTCCTGACCATCGCCGAACTCGCGGAGTTGATGGACGTGCCGGCGGCGCAGATCGTGGGCTCGGCCTTCAAGAACCTGAGCCTCATGGTCACGATCAACCAGCGTCTCGATTTCGACCAGATCGAGATGCTGCTCGACGAGTTCGGGTTCGTCGCCGTCCGCGAAGAGGACTACGCCGCCTCCGAGGTGGAAGAAGTGGAGGACGACGACGATCCGGCCGACCTGAAGCCGCGTCCCCCGGTCGTGACCGTGATGGGTCACGTCGACCACGGAAAGACGCTCCTGCTCGACCGGATCCGGAAGTCGAACGTGGTCGCCGGCGAGGCTGGAGGCATCACGCAGCACATCGGTGCCTATCATGTGGAGCTCGAGGACGGCCGGTCGATCAGCTTCCTCGATACTCCGGGGCACGCCGCCTTCACGGCCATGCGAGCCCGCGGTGCCGACATCACGGACATCGTGATTCTCATCGTCGCCGCCGACGACTCGGTCATGCCGCAGACGATCGAGGCGATCAGTCACGCCAAGAACGCCGGCGTGCCGATGATCGTGGCGGTGAACAAGGTCGATCTGCCGGCGGCCAACCCCGGCAAGGTGAAGCAGGAGCTGCTTCAGCACGACGTGCAGGTGGAGGACTACGGCGGCCAGGTGCTCGCGGCCGAGATCTCCGCCAAGACGGGGCAGGGGATCGACGACCTGCTCGAAAAGGTGCTCCTGCAGGCGGAGCTTCTCGAGCTTACCGCCAACCCGGACCGCGCGGCGCACGGTGCCGTGATCGAGGCGCAGCTCGACGTCGGGAAGGGGCCGGTCGTGACCGTCCTCATCCAGAAGGGCACCCTGCGGGTCGGCGACGACTTCCTCTGCGGCATCTACGACGGCCGCGTGCGGGCCATGCTCGACGAGCGCGGTAAGCAGGTGAAGGAGGCCGGTCCCGGCATGCCGGTGCAGATCCTCGGCTCCGGAGGGGTGCCGCAGGCCGGTGACGCCTTCCAGGCCATGGATGCCGACCGCGCGGCGGAGATCGCCGCGAATCGGCAGCGCCTGGATCGCGAGAAGCAGCTGCGCATCAAGGAGCGCGGCATCAAGCTCGGCGACTTCAGCGCGCTCATGGCCGACGGTCAGGTGGGGACGCTGCCGCTCATCATCAAGGGTGACGTGGACGGCTCGGTTCAGGCCGTGTCCGACGCCCTCGAGCAGCTCGGTACCTCCGAGGTGCAGGTGGAGATCATCCACCGCGCGGTCGGGGCGATCAACGAGTCCGACATCCTCCTGGCCGAGACCGCCGGGGCGGTGGTCATCGGCTTCCGCGTGCGCCCCGATACCGGGGCCCGCCAGCTGGCGGAGCGCAGCGGCGTCGACATCCAGACCTACGACGTGATCTACAATGCCGTGGACGACGTCCGATCGGCTCTCGAGGGCATGCTGTCGCCCGAGCAGAAGGAGACGATTCTCGGCACGGCGGAGGTCCGCGAGGTGTTCAAGATCACCCGTGTCGGCACGATCGCCGGTTGCTACGTGACCGAAGGCACCATCGAGCGGAAAGCCCGCGCCCGTCTCGTTCGCGACGGCATCGTCCAGTACGACGGCGAGTTCTCCTCGCTCAAGCGCTTCAAGGACGACGTGCGGGAGGTTCGCGAGGGCTTCGAGTGCGGCATCGGCATCGCCAACTACAACGACATCAAGGTGGGCGACGTGATCGAGTGCTTCCGGGTGGAGGAAGTGGCCCGGACGCTCGCGTCGTCGAGCTGA